One Rhododendron vialii isolate Sample 1 chromosome 2a, ASM3025357v1 genomic region harbors:
- the LOC131315818 gene encoding DNA glycosylase/AP lyase ROS1-like isoform X1 yields MAGKDEGDCWIAKTPPPTATRAETNRTRARRRRPNPLSESASNLREDDYYHDCYWLRSTPGRIIQGLETRKAHPNDRVEQSRRNVDLESRTPSTQPENSRNDNTCLYKKLIDPRKHRPRVFSEGNKKRTPKPAKHDGAPSKRKLCKDMEIAFEPIQQPGAKSCKRSLDFTLENMEVEDQTTRFNENRSGYDPKYLLVYQRKKRKFTACSNLQSVVNRKYGSRKMQPEELIDASVKRAEYQEINNGCAQLSVNENTPITKDHLKAKLELDGQKMRGQKQLTDKNDCEASQEGGMDRERRLQQERKLLPRVESFIAQMQRVQGDRRYLPWKCSVVDSVVGAFLTQNVKDTSSSSAFMSLAAKYPRRIVDKNKPPRKNFASSTSKARKGTQVSSTVNLDCVEWNEVRSATVEEISEVIKERGMNNKIAERIKMCLDRIADEKGSIDLERLRSATPEEAKKYLMSIQGLGLKSVECIRLLTLNHPAFPVDTNIARIVVRLGWVPIEPLPEGIQMHLLNKYPKENSIQKYLSPLLSTFDHGKLYELHYHMITFGKAFCTKEKPNCNACPMRVECEFARSNAKARQQEKRISCSKSLITPLESKVECKQTYEVDIEDVVVDTSKAIGKARKTASVSALVKMRTEHVVYVLPNSHPLLERQDSEGPHCTYPYLLAIWTTVEGADTSESRSLKADTAEQDRGMVSGTLLIPCQRAMSGSFPLNGTYFQTNEVFADDESSRNPINVPWESIRDLTKKTLYCGTSVRNMLRGVSAEKIQQCFGEGFVCGRGFNQKTREPKPLSNRFHLRNGNNIETRKRPIHLRKGKTVKTRRGETKMCQD; encoded by the exons ACCATGATTGCTACTGGCTTCGCTCAACTCCAGGGAGAATAATCCAGGGCTTGGAAACAAGGAAAGCTCATCCTAATGACA GGGTTGAGCAGTCCAGACGCAATGTTGACTTGGAGTCTAGGACACCTTCAACTCAACCGGAAAACTCACGCAATGATAATACATGTTTGTACAAGAAGCTGATAGATCCTAGAAAGCACAGGCCTAGAGTGTTCAGTGAAGGAAATAAAAAGAGGACTCCGAAACCGGCCAAGCATGATGGTGCACCATCCAAGAGAAAACTATGCAAGGATATGGAAATCGCATTTGAACCAATTCAACAACCTGGTGCGAAATCATGCAAGCGATCATTGGATTTTACTCTGGAGAACATGGAAGTAGAAGATCAGACAACACGTTTCAACGAAAATAGGAGTGGCTATGATCCCAAGTATCTTCTAGTGTATCAGAGGAAAAAGCGAAAGTTTACTGCATGCAGCAATTTGCAGTCTGTCGTGAACAGaaaatatg GTTCACGGAAGATGCAACCAGAAGAACTGATTGATGCTTCTGTCAAGAGGGCCGAATATCAGGAAATAAACAATGGATGTGCCCAACTGAGTGTAAATGAAAACACTCCTATCACGAAAGATCACTTGAAAGCAAAGCTCGAACTTGATGGGCAGAAGATGAGGGGGCAGAAACAACTGACGGACAAGAATGACTGTGAAGCTTCTCAAGAAGGCGGCATGGATAGAGAGAGACGGTTGCAACAAGAAAGGAAACTGCTTCCACGGGTAGAATCATTTATTGCCCAGATGCAGCGAGTTCAAG GTGATAGGCGTTATTTACCATGGAAGTGTTCGGTGGTAGATTCAGTAGTTGGAGCTTTCCTGACTCAAAATGTGAAGGACACTTCGTCAAG CTCTGCCTTCATGTCCCTTGCTGCCAAATATCCCCGTAGAATAGTGGACAAGAACAAGCCACCACGGAAAAACTTCGCTTCTTCAACTAGTAAAGCCAGGAAGGGAACCCAGGTCTCCTCCACTGTCAACCTGGATTGTGTGGAGTGGAATGAAGTTAGATCTGCGACAGTTGAAGAGATATCTGAAGTCATTAAAGAAAGAGGGATGAACAATAAAATTGCTGAACGGATCAAG ATGTGCCTTGATCGTATAGCTGACGAGAAAGGAAGCATTGACCTGGAACGGTTAAGAAGTGCTACACCTGAAGAAGCAAA GAAATACTTGATGAGTATTCAAGGTTTGGGATTAAAAAGTGTTGAATGCATTCGACTTTTGACTTTGAACCATCCGGCATTTCCA GTTGACACGAACATAGCTCGGATAGTAGTTCGCCTGGGATGGGTACCCATTGAACCACTTCCAGAGGGAATTCAGATGCATCTTTTGAATAA GTACCCTAAGGAGAATTCAATTCAAAAATATCTATCGCCTCTCTTGTCCACCTTCGATCATGGAAAATT GTATGAACTACATTATCACATGATTACCTTTGGAAAG GCCTTCTGTACAAAGGAAAAACCAAACTGTAATGCATGCCCAATGAGAGTGGAATGCGAATTCGCAAG AAGCAATGCCAAGGCGAGACAGCAAGAGAAAAGAATATCATGTTCAAAAAGTCTCATTACACCTCTGGAAAGCAAGGTTGAATGCAAACAAACATATGAGGTAGATATTGAAGATGTGGTGGTTGACACGTCAAAAGCTATTGGTAAAGCACGAAAAACTGCTTCAGTTTCTGCACTTGTGAAAATGAGGACAGAGCACGTTGT CTATGTGCTTCCAAATTCACACCCTCTTCTAGAAAGG CAAGACAGCGAAGGACCTCATTGCACGTATCCATACCTACTTGCTATATGGACAACAG TTGAAGGTGCAGATACCTCTGAAAGCAGGTCTCTCAAAGCAGATACAGCCGAGCAAGATAGAGGAATGGTCTCTGGAACCCTGCTG ATACCCTGCCAGAGAGCAATGAGCGGAAGTTTTCCACTGAATGGAACATACTTCCAAACTAACGAG GTTTTTGCTGATGATGAATCAAGCAGAAACCCGATTAATGTTCCCTGGGAATCGATACGCGATCTCACAAAGAAGACTTTATACTGTGGAACCTCCGTGAGAAATATGTTGCGAG GTGTCTCAGCTGAGAAAATTCAGCAATGTTTTGGAGAAG GGTTTGTTTGCGGTAGGGGATTCAACCAAAAAACAAGGGAACCCAAACCCTTGTCCAATAGATTCCACCTTCGAAACGGCAATAACattgaaacaagaaaaagacCTATCCACCTTCGGAAGGGGAAGACGGTCAAAACAAGACGAGGGGAGACGAAAATGTGTCAAGACTAG
- the LOC131315818 gene encoding DNA glycosylase/AP lyase ROS1-like isoform X3 — MAGKDEGDCWIAKTPPPTATRAETNRTRARRRRPNPLSESASNLREDDYWVEQSRRNVDLESRTPSTQPENSRNDNTCLYKKLIDPRKHRPRVFSEGNKKRTPKPAKHDGAPSKRKLCKDMEIAFEPIQQPGAKSCKRSLDFTLENMEVEDQTTRFNENRSGYDPKYLLVYQRKKRKFTACSNLQSVVNRKYGSRKMQPEELIDASVKRAEYQEINNGCAQLSVNENTPITKDHLKAKLELDGQKMRGQKQLTDKNDCEASQEGGMDRERRLQQERKLLPRVESFIAQMQRVQGDRRYLPWKCSVVDSVVGAFLTQNVKDTSSSSAFMSLAAKYPRRIVDKNKPPRKNFASSTSKARKGTQVSSTVNLDCVEWNEVRSATVEEISEVIKERGMNNKIAERIKMCLDRIADEKGSIDLERLRSATPEEAKKYLMSIQGLGLKSVECIRLLTLNHPAFPVDTNIARIVVRLGWVPIEPLPEGIQMHLLNKYPKENSIQKYLSPLLSTFDHGKLYELHYHMITFGKAFCTKEKPNCNACPMRVECEFARSNAKARQQEKRISCSKSLITPLESKVECKQTYEVDIEDVVVDTSKAIGKARKTASVSALVKMRTEHVVYVLPNSHPLLERQDSEGPHCTYPYLLAIWTTVEGADTSESRSLKADTAEQDRGMVSGTLLIPCQRAMSGSFPLNGTYFQTNEVFADDESSRNPINVPWESIRDLTKKTLYCGTSVRNMLRGVSAEKIQQCFGEGFVCGRGFNQKTREPKPLSNRFHLRNGNNIETRKRPIHLRKGKTVKTRRGETKMCQD; from the exons GGGTTGAGCAGTCCAGACGCAATGTTGACTTGGAGTCTAGGACACCTTCAACTCAACCGGAAAACTCACGCAATGATAATACATGTTTGTACAAGAAGCTGATAGATCCTAGAAAGCACAGGCCTAGAGTGTTCAGTGAAGGAAATAAAAAGAGGACTCCGAAACCGGCCAAGCATGATGGTGCACCATCCAAGAGAAAACTATGCAAGGATATGGAAATCGCATTTGAACCAATTCAACAACCTGGTGCGAAATCATGCAAGCGATCATTGGATTTTACTCTGGAGAACATGGAAGTAGAAGATCAGACAACACGTTTCAACGAAAATAGGAGTGGCTATGATCCCAAGTATCTTCTAGTGTATCAGAGGAAAAAGCGAAAGTTTACTGCATGCAGCAATTTGCAGTCTGTCGTGAACAGaaaatatg GTTCACGGAAGATGCAACCAGAAGAACTGATTGATGCTTCTGTCAAGAGGGCCGAATATCAGGAAATAAACAATGGATGTGCCCAACTGAGTGTAAATGAAAACACTCCTATCACGAAAGATCACTTGAAAGCAAAGCTCGAACTTGATGGGCAGAAGATGAGGGGGCAGAAACAACTGACGGACAAGAATGACTGTGAAGCTTCTCAAGAAGGCGGCATGGATAGAGAGAGACGGTTGCAACAAGAAAGGAAACTGCTTCCACGGGTAGAATCATTTATTGCCCAGATGCAGCGAGTTCAAG GTGATAGGCGTTATTTACCATGGAAGTGTTCGGTGGTAGATTCAGTAGTTGGAGCTTTCCTGACTCAAAATGTGAAGGACACTTCGTCAAG CTCTGCCTTCATGTCCCTTGCTGCCAAATATCCCCGTAGAATAGTGGACAAGAACAAGCCACCACGGAAAAACTTCGCTTCTTCAACTAGTAAAGCCAGGAAGGGAACCCAGGTCTCCTCCACTGTCAACCTGGATTGTGTGGAGTGGAATGAAGTTAGATCTGCGACAGTTGAAGAGATATCTGAAGTCATTAAAGAAAGAGGGATGAACAATAAAATTGCTGAACGGATCAAG ATGTGCCTTGATCGTATAGCTGACGAGAAAGGAAGCATTGACCTGGAACGGTTAAGAAGTGCTACACCTGAAGAAGCAAA GAAATACTTGATGAGTATTCAAGGTTTGGGATTAAAAAGTGTTGAATGCATTCGACTTTTGACTTTGAACCATCCGGCATTTCCA GTTGACACGAACATAGCTCGGATAGTAGTTCGCCTGGGATGGGTACCCATTGAACCACTTCCAGAGGGAATTCAGATGCATCTTTTGAATAA GTACCCTAAGGAGAATTCAATTCAAAAATATCTATCGCCTCTCTTGTCCACCTTCGATCATGGAAAATT GTATGAACTACATTATCACATGATTACCTTTGGAAAG GCCTTCTGTACAAAGGAAAAACCAAACTGTAATGCATGCCCAATGAGAGTGGAATGCGAATTCGCAAG AAGCAATGCCAAGGCGAGACAGCAAGAGAAAAGAATATCATGTTCAAAAAGTCTCATTACACCTCTGGAAAGCAAGGTTGAATGCAAACAAACATATGAGGTAGATATTGAAGATGTGGTGGTTGACACGTCAAAAGCTATTGGTAAAGCACGAAAAACTGCTTCAGTTTCTGCACTTGTGAAAATGAGGACAGAGCACGTTGT CTATGTGCTTCCAAATTCACACCCTCTTCTAGAAAGG CAAGACAGCGAAGGACCTCATTGCACGTATCCATACCTACTTGCTATATGGACAACAG TTGAAGGTGCAGATACCTCTGAAAGCAGGTCTCTCAAAGCAGATACAGCCGAGCAAGATAGAGGAATGGTCTCTGGAACCCTGCTG ATACCCTGCCAGAGAGCAATGAGCGGAAGTTTTCCACTGAATGGAACATACTTCCAAACTAACGAG GTTTTTGCTGATGATGAATCAAGCAGAAACCCGATTAATGTTCCCTGGGAATCGATACGCGATCTCACAAAGAAGACTTTATACTGTGGAACCTCCGTGAGAAATATGTTGCGAG GTGTCTCAGCTGAGAAAATTCAGCAATGTTTTGGAGAAG GGTTTGTTTGCGGTAGGGGATTCAACCAAAAAACAAGGGAACCCAAACCCTTGTCCAATAGATTCCACCTTCGAAACGGCAATAACattgaaacaagaaaaagacCTATCCACCTTCGGAAGGGGAAGACGGTCAAAACAAGACGAGGGGAGACGAAAATGTGTCAAGACTAG
- the LOC131315818 gene encoding DNA glycosylase/AP lyase ROS1-like isoform X2: MAGKDEGDCWIAKTPPPTATRAETNRTRARRRRPNPLSESASNLREDDYYHDCYWLRSTPGRIIQGLETRKAHPNDRVEQSRRNVDLESRTPSTQPENSRNDNTCLYKKLIDPRKHRPRVFSEGNKKRTPKPAKHDGAPSKRKLCKDMEIAFEPIQQPGAKSCKRSLDFTLENMEVEDQTTRFNENRSGYDPKYLLVYQRKKRKFTACSNLQSVVNRKYGSRKMQPEELIDASVKRAEYQEINNGCAQLSVNENTPITKDHLKAKLELDGQKMRGQKQLTDKNDCEASQEGGMDRERRLQQERKLLPRVESFIAQMQRVQGDRRYLPWKCSVVDSVVGAFLTQNVKDTSSSSAFMSLAAKYPRRIVDKNKPPRKNFASSTSKARKGTQVSSTVNLDCVEWNEVRSATVEEISEVIKERGMNNKIAERIKMCLDRIADEKGSIDLERLRSATPEEAKKYLMSIQGLGLKSVECIRLLTLNHPAFPVDTNIARIVVRLGWVPIEPLPEGIQMHLLNKYELHYHMITFGKAFCTKEKPNCNACPMRVECEFARSNAKARQQEKRISCSKSLITPLESKVECKQTYEVDIEDVVVDTSKAIGKARKTASVSALVKMRTEHVVYVLPNSHPLLERQDSEGPHCTYPYLLAIWTTVEGADTSESRSLKADTAEQDRGMVSGTLLIPCQRAMSGSFPLNGTYFQTNEVFADDESSRNPINVPWESIRDLTKKTLYCGTSVRNMLRGVSAEKIQQCFGEGFVCGRGFNQKTREPKPLSNRFHLRNGNNIETRKRPIHLRKGKTVKTRRGETKMCQD, translated from the exons ACCATGATTGCTACTGGCTTCGCTCAACTCCAGGGAGAATAATCCAGGGCTTGGAAACAAGGAAAGCTCATCCTAATGACA GGGTTGAGCAGTCCAGACGCAATGTTGACTTGGAGTCTAGGACACCTTCAACTCAACCGGAAAACTCACGCAATGATAATACATGTTTGTACAAGAAGCTGATAGATCCTAGAAAGCACAGGCCTAGAGTGTTCAGTGAAGGAAATAAAAAGAGGACTCCGAAACCGGCCAAGCATGATGGTGCACCATCCAAGAGAAAACTATGCAAGGATATGGAAATCGCATTTGAACCAATTCAACAACCTGGTGCGAAATCATGCAAGCGATCATTGGATTTTACTCTGGAGAACATGGAAGTAGAAGATCAGACAACACGTTTCAACGAAAATAGGAGTGGCTATGATCCCAAGTATCTTCTAGTGTATCAGAGGAAAAAGCGAAAGTTTACTGCATGCAGCAATTTGCAGTCTGTCGTGAACAGaaaatatg GTTCACGGAAGATGCAACCAGAAGAACTGATTGATGCTTCTGTCAAGAGGGCCGAATATCAGGAAATAAACAATGGATGTGCCCAACTGAGTGTAAATGAAAACACTCCTATCACGAAAGATCACTTGAAAGCAAAGCTCGAACTTGATGGGCAGAAGATGAGGGGGCAGAAACAACTGACGGACAAGAATGACTGTGAAGCTTCTCAAGAAGGCGGCATGGATAGAGAGAGACGGTTGCAACAAGAAAGGAAACTGCTTCCACGGGTAGAATCATTTATTGCCCAGATGCAGCGAGTTCAAG GTGATAGGCGTTATTTACCATGGAAGTGTTCGGTGGTAGATTCAGTAGTTGGAGCTTTCCTGACTCAAAATGTGAAGGACACTTCGTCAAG CTCTGCCTTCATGTCCCTTGCTGCCAAATATCCCCGTAGAATAGTGGACAAGAACAAGCCACCACGGAAAAACTTCGCTTCTTCAACTAGTAAAGCCAGGAAGGGAACCCAGGTCTCCTCCACTGTCAACCTGGATTGTGTGGAGTGGAATGAAGTTAGATCTGCGACAGTTGAAGAGATATCTGAAGTCATTAAAGAAAGAGGGATGAACAATAAAATTGCTGAACGGATCAAG ATGTGCCTTGATCGTATAGCTGACGAGAAAGGAAGCATTGACCTGGAACGGTTAAGAAGTGCTACACCTGAAGAAGCAAA GAAATACTTGATGAGTATTCAAGGTTTGGGATTAAAAAGTGTTGAATGCATTCGACTTTTGACTTTGAACCATCCGGCATTTCCA GTTGACACGAACATAGCTCGGATAGTAGTTCGCCTGGGATGGGTACCCATTGAACCACTTCCAGAGGGAATTCAGATGCATCTTTTGAATAA GTATGAACTACATTATCACATGATTACCTTTGGAAAG GCCTTCTGTACAAAGGAAAAACCAAACTGTAATGCATGCCCAATGAGAGTGGAATGCGAATTCGCAAG AAGCAATGCCAAGGCGAGACAGCAAGAGAAAAGAATATCATGTTCAAAAAGTCTCATTACACCTCTGGAAAGCAAGGTTGAATGCAAACAAACATATGAGGTAGATATTGAAGATGTGGTGGTTGACACGTCAAAAGCTATTGGTAAAGCACGAAAAACTGCTTCAGTTTCTGCACTTGTGAAAATGAGGACAGAGCACGTTGT CTATGTGCTTCCAAATTCACACCCTCTTCTAGAAAGG CAAGACAGCGAAGGACCTCATTGCACGTATCCATACCTACTTGCTATATGGACAACAG TTGAAGGTGCAGATACCTCTGAAAGCAGGTCTCTCAAAGCAGATACAGCCGAGCAAGATAGAGGAATGGTCTCTGGAACCCTGCTG ATACCCTGCCAGAGAGCAATGAGCGGAAGTTTTCCACTGAATGGAACATACTTCCAAACTAACGAG GTTTTTGCTGATGATGAATCAAGCAGAAACCCGATTAATGTTCCCTGGGAATCGATACGCGATCTCACAAAGAAGACTTTATACTGTGGAACCTCCGTGAGAAATATGTTGCGAG GTGTCTCAGCTGAGAAAATTCAGCAATGTTTTGGAGAAG GGTTTGTTTGCGGTAGGGGATTCAACCAAAAAACAAGGGAACCCAAACCCTTGTCCAATAGATTCCACCTTCGAAACGGCAATAACattgaaacaagaaaaagacCTATCCACCTTCGGAAGGGGAAGACGGTCAAAACAAGACGAGGGGAGACGAAAATGTGTCAAGACTAG